A region from the Desulfoglaeba alkanexedens ALDC genome encodes:
- a CDS encoding GmrSD restriction endonuclease domain-containing protein, giving the protein MKDAQKPDHVSLTTLVHWLGEGRFVIPDFQREFEWKPWDIRELVRSIFLDYYIGSLLLWKGKPENFAALVCEPIYGHHGSGDPVHIVLDGQQRLTAMHYVFFAPDKPLPNRSNRFLYFIRVDRFMEGAYDEAFEYDWTRSGLNLLADPVAQYEHHMFPLSVVGQGGWELPNWVQGYEKHWREKEQAASSAGDVATAERAGLRARDAHSFGQHLKGITEQYQIAYIELDRNLEIDKVCYIFTQINSRGIRLDVFDLVNALLKPKDLQLKQLWRDAAPRLDFVETERMNVYILQVMSILCQAYCSPKYLYYLLPGQEKKVREPDGSLRKEVLVPDVGDFERRWNEAVEAVERAIALLRHPQEFGAISSNYLPYVSILPAFAALQSTLRALPAARQLDAQRKLRHWYWASVFTNRYSGSVESTTARDYLAVKAWFENDAAKPDLIADFRARFRTLDFRRETKRGTSVYNGIFNLLVLRGARDWMTGNVPQYGDLDDHHIVPKSWGKEHGLGTLIDCILNRTPLTADTNRKVINDRLPNEYLPELISANGEVRVRATLETHFISPAAFDILLRVPFTKEDFEAFLAERQSTLQAAIEDLLVK; this is encoded by the coding sequence ATGAAGGATGCTCAGAAGCCCGACCATGTTAGCCTGACCACGCTGGTCCACTGGCTCGGCGAGGGTCGCTTCGTCATTCCCGATTTCCAGCGCGAGTTCGAGTGGAAGCCATGGGACATCCGCGAGCTCGTGCGGTCGATCTTCCTCGACTACTACATCGGCAGCCTGTTGCTATGGAAGGGAAAGCCCGAAAACTTCGCCGCGCTCGTTTGCGAGCCGATCTACGGCCACCACGGCAGCGGAGACCCAGTGCACATCGTCCTGGATGGGCAGCAGCGCCTCACGGCGATGCACTACGTATTCTTCGCGCCGGACAAGCCGCTACCGAACCGTTCCAATCGCTTCCTGTACTTCATCCGGGTCGACCGGTTCATGGAGGGAGCCTACGACGAGGCGTTCGAGTACGACTGGACCCGCAGTGGACTGAACCTGCTCGCGGACCCCGTTGCGCAGTACGAGCACCACATGTTCCCCCTGTCGGTGGTGGGCCAAGGCGGATGGGAACTGCCGAACTGGGTGCAGGGCTACGAAAAACACTGGCGCGAAAAGGAGCAGGCGGCGAGCAGCGCCGGCGACGTGGCGACGGCCGAGCGAGCGGGACTTCGCGCACGCGACGCCCACTCCTTTGGGCAGCACTTGAAGGGCATCACCGAGCAGTACCAGATCGCCTACATCGAGCTCGACCGTAACCTCGAGATCGACAAGGTGTGCTACATCTTCACCCAGATCAACAGCCGCGGGATCCGCCTCGACGTCTTCGACCTGGTGAACGCGCTCCTGAAGCCCAAGGATCTGCAACTGAAGCAGCTCTGGCGCGACGCTGCGCCGCGTCTCGACTTCGTCGAGACCGAGCGGATGAACGTTTACATCCTCCAAGTGATGTCTATTCTGTGCCAGGCCTACTGCTCGCCCAAATACCTTTACTACCTCCTGCCAGGCCAGGAAAAGAAGGTGCGTGAGCCGGACGGATCACTTCGCAAGGAGGTTTTGGTCCCTGACGTAGGCGACTTCGAGCGCCGCTGGAATGAGGCCGTAGAAGCGGTTGAGCGCGCCATCGCACTACTGCGCCATCCCCAAGAGTTCGGTGCCATCTCCTCCAATTACCTGCCCTATGTCTCGATCCTCCCGGCGTTCGCAGCGCTCCAGTCCACTCTGCGCGCGCTCCCCGCCGCACGCCAACTCGATGCGCAGCGTAAGCTTCGTCACTGGTACTGGGCTAGTGTGTTCACCAACCGTTACTCGGGGTCGGTGGAGTCCACAACCGCCCGCGACTATCTGGCCGTGAAAGCATGGTTCGAGAACGACGCCGCGAAGCCGGACCTCATCGCCGACTTCCGGGCTCGCTTCAGGACACTGGATTTCCGGCGGGAAACCAAGCGCGGCACCTCGGTCTACAACGGCATTTTCAACTTGCTCGTGCTGCGCGGTGCCCGCGACTGGATGACTGGCAACGTGCCCCAATACGGGGATCTCGATGACCACCACATCGTTCCCAAGAGCTGGGGGAAGGAGCACGGGCTTGGCACTCTCATCGACTGCATCCTGAACCGGACACCGCTCACCGCTGACACCAACCGCAAGGTCATCAACGACCGCCTGCCGAATGAGTATCTGCCGGAGCTTATCAGCGCGAACGGCGAAGTTAGAGTCCGGGCCACCCTTGAAACCCACTTCATCTCTCCGGCGGCCTTCGACATTTTGCTGCGCGTCCCCTTCACCAAGGAAGACTTCGAGGCTTTTCTCGCCGAACGCCAGAGCACACTTCAGGCCGCGATCGAGGATTTGCTGGTAAAGTAG
- a CDS encoding restriction endonuclease subunit S: protein MIRGLKPYPAYKPSGVELLGQVPEHWEVRRLKRIARLNPSKSEVPLAMRDDPAAFLRMEHVGSDGRFDASEVRPVSDLWNGFTFFRRGDVIVAKITPCFENGKGACLQNLPTSVGFGPTEFHVIRPSAAVTSSYLYRVTTLSQFRQLGADEMTGAAGQQRVPAEFIANFLIPLPPLPEQTALVEYLDAETAKIDTAVFASRREIDLLREYRQRLIADVVTGKLDVREVAAQLPEEPADEEEPLGTEDTEATADEETDNNEETADEEEGR, encoded by the coding sequence ATGATCCGCGGCCTCAAACCCTACCCCGCCTACAAGCCTTCCGGTGTGGAGTTGCTGGGCCAGGTGCCGGAGCATTGGGAGGTACGGCGGTTAAAACGAATCGCGCGGCTCAACCCTAGCAAGTCGGAAGTTCCGTTAGCAATGCGAGACGATCCCGCCGCATTCCTACGAATGGAACACGTTGGATCGGACGGGCGATTCGATGCATCGGAGGTGCGGCCCGTTTCGGACCTGTGGAACGGGTTTACCTTTTTTCGGCGCGGCGACGTTATCGTCGCGAAAATCACACCATGCTTTGAGAACGGGAAAGGCGCTTGTCTCCAGAATCTACCGACGAGCGTCGGGTTTGGTCCAACTGAGTTTCACGTAATCCGACCCTCGGCGGCGGTGACCTCATCTTACCTTTATCGCGTCACCACCCTTTCGCAGTTTCGCCAGCTTGGAGCCGACGAAATGACGGGTGCGGCAGGGCAACAACGTGTGCCGGCGGAGTTCATAGCCAACTTCCTGATACCCCTGCCACCCCTCCCCGAACAAACCGCCCTCGTCGAGTACCTTGACGCCGAGACGGCCAAGATCGACACTGCTGTCTTCGCCTCCCGCCGTGAAATCGACCTCCTGCGCGAATACCGCCAGCGGCTCATCGCCGATGTGGTCACCGGCAAGCTGGATGTGCGCGAGGTCGCGGCACAGTTGCCGGAGGAGCCAGCGGATGAAGAAGAGCCTCTGGGCACTGAAGATACTGAAGCGACGGCCGATGAGGAAACGGATAACAATGAGGAAACCGCGGATGAAGAAGAAGGTCGCTAA
- the rhuM gene encoding virulence protein RhuM/Fic/DOC family protein, which translates to MKKKVAKPPRCVRGPAASYCQPGGEIVLYQAADGRVQLEVRLERETIWLSLNQMAALFDRDKSVISRHLRNIYREGELDRGATVAFFATVQQEGGRTVSRQVEYYNLDAIIAVGYRVNSKRGTQFRIWATGVLHDHILKGYTVNAQRLAALQQTIRLISNVVDQSSLGGDEAAAMLRVLRDYADALNVLDAYDHGKVPEPEKASKKAEPISLEEARRVVAALREHFGGSGFFGREKDDSLDSSIAAIFQTVDGHELYPSIEEKAAHLLYFVVKNHPFLDGYKRIGAAYDRDYCVDLVELSAFLHATQPEVAEALDLDHDSPIRRKFDLVPKLQLGNTTVQKLQLR; encoded by the coding sequence ATGAAGAAGAAGGTCGCTAAGCCACCAAGATGCGTAAGAGGGCCCGCGGCCTCTTATTGTCAGCCTGGCGGCGAGATTGTACTGTACCAAGCCGCCGACGGCCGGGTTCAACTCGAAGTGCGGCTTGAGCGCGAGACCATCTGGCTGAGCCTCAATCAGATGGCTGCCTTGTTCGACCGGGATAAGTCCGTGATTTCTCGGCACTTGCGCAACATTTATCGAGAAGGCGAGCTCGATCGGGGGGCAACTGTTGCATTTTTTGCAACAGTTCAGCAGGAGGGCGGTCGGACGGTGAGCCGTCAGGTGGAGTACTACAACCTCGACGCGATTATCGCGGTGGGCTATCGGGTCAACTCCAAGCGCGGCACCCAGTTTCGCATCTGGGCCACCGGGGTTCTGCACGATCACATTTTGAAGGGCTACACGGTCAATGCGCAACGGTTGGCCGCACTCCAGCAGACCATTCGCTTGATCTCCAATGTGGTTGATCAAAGCTCGCTGGGCGGCGACGAGGCTGCAGCGATGCTGCGGGTCCTGCGGGATTATGCTGATGCCTTGAACGTGCTGGATGCTTATGACCACGGCAAGGTGCCCGAACCTGAAAAGGCCTCAAAGAAAGCGGAACCAATAAGCTTGGAAGAAGCGCGGCGGGTGGTTGCGGCCTTGCGGGAACATTTCGGGGGAAGCGGCTTTTTTGGAAGGGAAAAAGACGACAGCCTCGACAGCTCGATCGCGGCCATCTTCCAAACGGTAGATGGGCATGAGCTTTACCCCAGTATTGAGGAAAAGGCGGCACACCTACTTTATTTTGTGGTGAAAAATCACCCCTTTTTAGACGGCTACAAGCGGATTGGTGCGGCCTATGACCGCGACTATTGCGTTGACCTGGTGGAACTTTCGGCGTTTCTGCACGCTACCCAGCCCGAGGTGGCCGAGGCGCTTGATCTGGATCACGACAGCCCCATCCGGAGGAAGTTTGACCTTGTTCCCAAGCTCCAGCTTGGGAACACAACTGTGCAGAAGCTCCAGCTTCGGTGA